A DNA window from Macaca fascicularis isolate 582-1 chromosome 18, T2T-MFA8v1.1 contains the following coding sequences:
- the LOC123570013 gene encoding putative uncharacterized protein ZNF516-DT → MRVPPAGTWALRPSWTEMGTPLRGSQAPGHIVLLLVITPQWRWILSKTPNVAPRSSQRCNPGGYLRGGVSLCASYSRPAALPNLGRLQKKLLQTRCKGRRLCPNAGAQPRGHSACVMFEGGVGVGVGGRGESGRKTGRTSAMKDPRVLKCKLRVTDDLH, encoded by the exons ATGCGGGTCCCGCCGGCGGGCACCTGGGCACTGCGCCCCAGCTGGACTGAAATGGGGACACCCCTTCGGGGGTCCCAG gctcctggCCATATTGTTCTCCTCCTCGTGATAACTCCGCAGTGGAGGTGGATTCTGTCCAAGACGCCCAACGTGGCTCCGCGCAGCAGTCAGCGCTGCAATCCTGGCGGTTACCTCCGCGGCGGCGTCTCCCTTTGCGCCTCATACTCGCGGCCCGCGGCCCTCCCCAACTTAGGGCGTTTACAAAAGAAACTACTCCAGACGCGCTGCAAAGGGAGGCGCTTGTGCCCGAATGCTGGAGCTCAGCCGCGGGGCCATTCTGCATGTGTGATGTTTGAGGGGGGGGTCGGGGTGGGGGTCGGGGGGCGGGGGGAGTCAGGCAGAAAGACAGGGAGAACCTCTGCGATGAAGGATCCGCGAGTCCTAAAATGTAAGCTCCGTGTGACTGACGATCTGCACTGA